The following coding sequences are from one Diospyros lotus cultivar Yz01 chromosome 7, ASM1463336v1, whole genome shotgun sequence window:
- the LOC127806735 gene encoding uncharacterized protein LOC127806735, translating to MEDQCSPLSWAYCHFQEKEEGIEDLRRSLLYTTLELETTIMAAHEQIARKGDELIHLKDLLTMAVKERDEARQRCQMLKLEISLLRHQLQAAGKEEDEQKVLEDETTAVSDQLDGNFPGKKPFPENGKFLQAVMEAGPLLQTLLLAGPLPQWQHPPPQLNSTDIPPPPLAAPPVIRREYCCVSNKRTAAYSPPKGKHQKDAQKQLSESGSLVSPLTI from the exons ATGGAGGACCAATGCAGCCCTCTCAGTTGGGCTTATTGTCACTTCCAGGAAAAGGAAGAG GGAATTGAGGATTTGAGGCGGTCTCTTCTGTACACAACTCTGGAGCTGGAGACAACAATCATGGCTGCTCACGAGCAAATTGCAAGAAAAGGAGATGAACTCATTCATCTCAAAGATCTCCTGACAATGGCCGTCAAGGAAAGAGATGAGGCCCGCCAAAGGTGCCAAATGCTCAAGCTTGAGATTTCCCTCCTCCGGCACCAGCTTCAAGCTGCCggaaaagaagaagacgaaCAGAAAGTACTGGAAGATGAAACCACGGCCGTTAGTGATCAGCTGGACGGGAATTTTCCTGGAAAGAAGCCTTTCCCGGAAAATGGCAAGTTCCTGCAGGCGGTGATGGAGGCCGGGCCGCTGCTGCAGACGCTGCTGCTGGCCGGACCGCTCCCCCAGTGGCAGCACCCGCCGCCGCAACTCAACTCCACCGACATCCCGCCGCCGCCACTGGCGGCACCGCCGGTTATCCGGCGGGAGTACTGTTGTGTCAGCAACAAGAGGACAGCCGCTTATTCTCCCCCAAAAGGCAAGCACCAAAAGGATGCTCAGAAACAATTGTCTGAAAGCGGTAGTCTGGTGAGTCCACTGACCATTTGA